The following are encoded in a window of Colletotrichum lupini chromosome 3, complete sequence genomic DNA:
- a CDS encoding endonuclease/Exonuclease/phosphatase — MPVRLITLNIRYAIKKTLLPNEQPWEVRCPKLTSQLRFHTAGLTNAFICIQEAQNQQLHDLEAELGPRWASIGCGRADGVSDGEFSPVFYRIDHWTAERSETYWLSPTPKKPSNAWGATINRIVTVGLFKRKTSDARIVVMSTHLDHKSQEARRESAKMLLKIAEEWLKNASEGSGKDVPVFLGGDFNSGPKDEPHQILTAQPGGMRDISDLVPAYQHYGNKITHTTFGEAESTTIDYLFVLNHKHIRFCNFAVLSNRFDDGVYYSDHRPVVADMEILRSKGQ, encoded by the coding sequence ATGCCAGTGCGTTTGATCACACTCAACATCCGCTACGCCATCAAAAAGACGCTTTTGCCAAATGAGCAGCCATGGGAAGTCCGGTGCCCGAAGTTGACGTCTCAACTAAGATTCCACACTGCCGGCCTCACAAATGCCTTCATCTGCATCCAAGAGGCGCAGAACCAACAACTCCACGACTTAGAAGCGGAATTGGGCCCACGATGGGCCAGCATCGGTTGTGGTCGTGCTGATGGGGTGTCCGATGGAGAATTTTCGCCCGTGTTCTACCGGATTGATCACTGGACTGCAGAGCGAAGTGAGACGTACTGGCTCAGTCCCACACCAAAGAAGCCTTCAAACGCATGGGGCGCAACCATCAATCGCATTGTCACGGTTGGTCTGTTCAAGCGCAAGACCTCCGACGCTAGGATCGTTGTGATGAGCACGCACCTCGATCACAAGAGCCAAGAAGCCAGGCGCGAGAGTGCCAAAATGCTTCTTAAGATTGCTGAAGAGTGGCTCAAGAATGCATCAGAAGGCTCTGGGAAGGATGTGCCGGTTTTCCTAGGCGGGGACTTCAACAGCGGGCCGAAGGACGAGCCGCATCAGATTTTGACAGCCCAGCCTGGAGGCATGAGAGATATCTCGGACTTGGTCCCGGCTTATCAGCACTACGGGAATAAGATCACCCACACGACCTTTGGGGAGGCGGAATCGACTACGATTGACTATCTTTTTGTATTGAACCATAAGCACATCCGCTTTTGCAATTTCGCCGTTCTCTCAAACCGCTTCGATGACGGTGTTTATTACTCGGATCATCGCCCTGTGGTAGCCGATATGGAAATTCTGCGCTCGAAGGGCcagtaa
- a CDS encoding NAD dependent epimerase/dehydratase — MSPSFSALRQIGIYRNLPTFDESVEGLTAIITGANGISGFNTMRALLDSPKRWKTIFCLSRRPPPEEMMNLLSADARSRIEIVTCDFLDEPASIAKSMKEAGVRADHIFYYSYIHKLWTDVDGLVESNVALLKNFLEALELADIKPTRFILQTGGKSHGVHIGRGRTPLLESDPQPRHLQPNFYYPQEDLLRAFCQKYGTAWNIIMPCAIIGSSSQAGMNMFYLFGIYAAVQARKGEPLIFGGDWEAWQYETYHGSARMTGYLTEWAALNKDCANENFNAQDGGPLVWERFFPELARWFGVEKVVPPPDDESGLETKISGKSGKKAPLGYGPPFSSKTRFTLADWAKEEENAVAWREIMKESGGKITNDPFADPEAFSMSEYAYLRAGSPCMNKAKRFGWTGFVDTTESLFETFQELGELGLLPPMKVDSARPMC, encoded by the coding sequence ATGAGCCCCTCGTTCTCAGCCCTCCGCCAAATTGGCATCTACAGAAATCTCCCAACCTTTGACGAGTCCGTTGAAGGTCTCACTGCCATCATTACCGGTGCCAATGGTATCTCCGGTTTCAACACGATGCGGGCTCTCTTGGATAGCCCTAAGCGGTGGAAGACCATCTTCTGTCTCTCTCGCCGTCCTCCCCCGGAAGAGATGATGAACCTCTTGTCTGCCGATGCTCGGTCCAGAATCGAGATTGTTACTTGTGACTTTCTCGACGAGCCTGCTTCGATTGCCAAGAGCATGAAAGAGGCTGGCGTGCGAGCTGATCACATCTTCTACTACTCCTACATCCATAAGCTCTGGACTGATGTCGATGGTCTTGTGGAAAGCAACGTTGCCCTCCTCAAGAACTTCCTCGAGGCGTTGGAGTTGGCGGACATCAAGCCAACTCGTTTCATTCTCCAGACCGGCGGCAAGAGCCATGGTGTGCACATTGGTCGCGGACGCACCCCCCTTCTCGAGTCTGACCCCCAGCCAAGACACCTGCAGCCCAACTTCTACTACCCACAGGAGGACTTGCTCAGAGCCTTCTGCCAAAAGTATGGCACAGCATGGAACATCATCATGCCCTGCGCTATCATCGGAAGCTCGTCACAGGCGGGAATGAACATGTTCTACCTGTTCGGCATCTACGCTGCCGTGCAAGCACGCAAGGGTGAGCCTCTCATTTTTGGAGGAGACTGGGAGGCGTGGCAGTATGAGACCTACCACGGCTCGGCACGAATGACTGGCTACCTGACCGAGTGGGCAGCCCTGAACAAAGACTGCGCCAACGAGAACTTCAACGCCCAGGACGGAGGCCCGCTGGTGTGGGAGCGCTTCTTCCCTGAGCTGGCTCGCTGGTTCGGTGTTGAGAAGGTGGTGCCCCCACCGGACGACGAGTCTGGCCTTGAGACAAAGATATCTGGAAAGTCGGGGAAGAAGGCGCCCCTCGGCTACGGCCCTCCTTTCTCTTCCAAGACGCGTTTCACTCTTGCCGACTGGgcaaaggaggaggagaatgCTGTGGCTTGGCGCGAGATCATGAAGGAGTCTGGAGGCAAGATTACGAATGACCCATTCGCGGACCCTGAGGCTTTCTCCATGTCTGAGTATGCGTACCTTCGGGCTGGAAGCCCTTGTATGAACAAGGCGAAACGGTTTGGGTGGACTGGATTCGTTGACACGACTGAGAGTCTCTTTGAGACGTTCCAGGAGTTGGGAGAACTCGGACTCTTGCCGCCGATGAAGGTGGACTCCGCTCGTCCTATGTGCTAA